Below is a genomic region from Chitinophagales bacterium.
AAGCCGTGCAACGGCGCCCATATTGTGACTGACGAACAATACTGTTCTGCCATCCTGTTCGCTCACGGATTTCATTTTTCCCAGGCACTTCTTCTGAAACTCCGCGTCGCCCACAGCCAGCACTTCATCGATGATCAGGATCTCCGGCTCAAGATGCGCGGCCACGGCAAAAGCCAGCCTTACATACATTCCGCTGCTGTAACGCTTCACGGGAGTGTCGAGAAACTGCCCGATGCCTGCGAATGCCACGATCTCATCGAACTTGTTTTTTATCTCCTTCCGCTTCATGCCGAGAATGGCGCCGTTCATAAAAATATTTTCGCGACCGGTGAGTTCAGGATGAAATCCCGTGCCGACTTCCAGCAGTGATGAAACCCTTCCCTGTATCTCCACAGTTCCTTTTGTCGGAGCGGTTATACGGGATAATATTTTTAGTAAGGTGCTTTTACCTGCGCCGTTTTTACCAATGATGCCCATCACTTCGCCGGCATTTACCCGGAAGGAGACATCGTTGAGTGCCCTGAATTCCGTGGCTGCCAGCGTTTCATTTTTCATGAGCAAACTGTTGAAGCGGTCGTTTAGCGTTTCACGAAAACTCCCGCTGCGCCTGCGGCCAAGCCGGTAGAATTTGGAAATATGCTGAGCGATGATAACAGGTTGCATAGACAAAAGCAGTCAGGTGTTTTTCATTTGTTCTTATTCATGAACCAGGTTGTTCAGCAGCGGATTCGCAGCAGGCAGCTGAAAGTTGCTATGCCTTGATGGTATGGCTGGTTTAAATAACATCTGCGATCACCCGCTCTGTACGTTGAAAATAATACACACCGCTCAAAAGCAACACCACCATGATGGCACCGCTGTAAAGCAGGTAACTTGCTGCCGGCAGCGGTGTGCCAAGTACGGAATAA
It encodes:
- a CDS encoding ABC transporter ATP-binding protein translates to MQPVIIAQHISKFYRLGRRRSGSFRETLNDRFNSLLMKNETLAATEFRALNDVSFRVNAGEVMGIIGKNGAGKSTLLKILSRITAPTKGTVEIQGRVSSLLEVGTGFHPELTGRENIFMNGAILGMKRKEIKNKFDEIVAFAGIGQFLDTPVKRYSSGMYVRLAFAVAAHLEPEILIIDEVLAVGDAEFQKKCLGKMKSVSEQDGRTVLFVSHNMGAVARLCRRAMILEQGNIVFDGTSAEAIQQYHRSVNTADGNLLLRNRANKTGKSSYIFSDYYISDSDNRRVNTITTGSNVSFHVFLRQQQQHPVQAYITLSLKDSAGNRLLSLASGLYNRKISLSGDAEVIWTIERLQLADDDYSCDLYLFEADGGAGMIDALEDAFSVTVEEGDYFHSNMIQTRGRDKFFCEFKLEVREA